A segment of the Dehalococcoidia bacterium genome:
TTCATCGATGTGTCCTTCGTGGAAGCGGTCGCATGCGTGGTGGCCCATACGACGATGGATCCGCAGATGACGGGGCGCATTCCCGGACGACGCGGCAACAAAGACAGCACGATGGCCCCGCACAACTGCTATCCGTGCCAGGGGACGGACCGCTGGATCAGCATCGCAGTCGGCATCGAGGGTGAATGGCGCGCGTTCTGCCACGCGATCGGTCATTCTGAATGGGCGGACGATCCGCGATTCGCAGACGTCTCGGCGCGTAAACGGAATGAGGCCCTGCTGGATGCGCTTATCGCCAAGTGGACGCGCGAGCGGACCGCACACGAGGTTATGACGCTGCTTCAGCAGGCAGGCGTGGCCGCCGCGCCGTCATTCGACGCGCGGGACCTAGCGGAGGACCCGCACGTGCAGGCGCGCGGCTTCTATATTCCCTACGCAACGGCAGAGGGGGCGCCCATGGTGTCCGCCGGCGCGCCATGGCGCCTGCTGGATGCTCCTCCAGACACGCGGGAGCGCGTCATCCCTTCGCTGGGACTATGCAACAAGTACATATTTCAGGAGCTGTTGGGACTGCGGGACGACGACCTGGAGCGCCTTGTCCAGGCTAAGGCGATGTCCTAATACAGCACGCCGTTCGCAGGTACTGGTGGTTGGTCTTCTGACGCACGGCCCGTCGCGCATCACTAATCGCGGCGCCAGAGGTCGTGGCCCCGGTCGCCGCCAGCTTCGTGACCGGCCTGACCCTTATTGTGAGCGACGACTATACGATAACATAGCCCGCTACGCAACAATGGTCATGCCTCCGTCAATGACGATTTCCGCCCCGGTAACAAAGCTCGCCGCCGGGCTTGCCAGGTACACGACGGCGCCTGTTATCTCGTCCGCGTCAGCCCATCGCGGCATAGGCCCGCGCTCCACGAGAGTCTTGCCGAATTTGGGGTGTTGGTGAAGGCCCTCGGTAAGCTTCGTGGCGACCCAGCCGGGAATAACGGCGTTGGAGCGGATGTTGTACTGCCCCCATTCGACGGCACAGCAGCGGGTGAGCGCAAGCAGGCCGGCTTTCGCGGCGGCGTAGGGAGCCGTGCGCGGGACTCCGCGGATGCCAGCAACGGAGCAGACGTTGATGATCGCTCCCTTCTTGCACTCTGCCATATGTGCTCCCACTGCCTGGCAGCAGAAGAAGACGCCTTTCAGGTCAATGTCAAGGACATGGTCCCAGTCCGCTTCTGAGACCTGCTCGATTTTCTTGAAGATGGGATTCACGCCCGCGTTGTTCACGAGGATGTCAATGCGCCCGAACGCGGATACAGCCTGGGACACCATGCGCTGGACGTTTCCCGTAGTGCACAAGTCCGC
Coding sequences within it:
- a CDS encoding CoA transferase; its protein translation is MDTTTTRLPLTGVRVLDLTQMGAGPYCTELLAFLGAEVIRLETAERAKQQRSRTAQPWVLDQLNIYKFSGTLDLTNKQAVEQAKNLVPLCDVVVENFRPGVLDRMGLGYSVLRRLRPDIILVSASACGGEGPYRHFGGFAPIFSALGGLSHLTGYDDGPPTEMRISIDLRAGTASAFPIVAALRYRQRTGEGQFIDVSFVEAVACVVAHTTMDPQMTGRIPGRRGNKDSTMAPHNCYPCQGTDRWISIAVGIEGEWRAFCHAIGHSEWADDPRFADVSARKRNEALLDALIAKWTRERTAHEVMTLLQQAGVAAAPSFDARDLAEDPHVQARGFYIPYATAEGAPMVSAGAPWRLLDAPPDTRERVIPSLGLCNKYIFQELLGLRDDDLERLVQAKAMS
- a CDS encoding glucose 1-dehydrogenase, whose translation is MALVTGASRGIGRAIAVALAEAGADVVLCARTQNDLEDVARQIGDLGRKAAVVTADLCTTGNVQRMVSQAVSAFGRIDILVNNAGVNPIFKKIEQVSEADWDHVLDIDLKGVFFCCQAVGAHMAECKKGAIINVCSVAGIRGVPRTAPYAAAKAGLLALTRCCAVEWGQYNIRSNAVIPGWVATKLTEGLHQHPKFGKTLVERGPMPRWADADEITGAVVYLASPAASFVTGAEIVIDGGMTIVA